A single window of Oerskovia paurometabola DNA harbors:
- a CDS encoding HAD-IIA family hydrolase gives MSLGLISSDVPLAERYDLALVDLDGVAYRGHEPIPNAATGLGGARAAGMRLVFVTNNASREPQSVASQLTELDIPTSSDEVMTAAQAAAALLRTRLEPGARVLVVGGAGLFTAVHDAGFVIVESADEEPVAVAQGFAPELGWAQLAEAAYAVQRGAWHVASNLDLSLPTARGFAPGNGSLVRAVQAATGVEPSSAGKPSPTMYRLAIERAGASSPLVVGDRLDTDLAGARSGGYPGLHVLTGVNGGRDAVLAEPGLRPHYIGADLLSLLEPHAAPTQGGEGWWTCGDSAARVTDGSLELTGPEGVDLIRAACGAAWSTVDTGGTVDADTVPELAVGSR, from the coding sequence GTGAGCCTGGGGCTGATCTCGAGCGACGTCCCGCTCGCGGAACGCTACGACCTGGCCCTCGTCGACCTCGACGGTGTCGCCTACCGCGGGCACGAGCCCATCCCGAACGCCGCGACCGGCCTCGGGGGAGCTCGTGCCGCGGGCATGCGCCTCGTGTTCGTGACGAACAACGCGTCGCGCGAGCCGCAGTCGGTGGCCTCGCAGCTCACCGAGCTCGACATCCCCACGTCGTCCGACGAGGTCATGACCGCCGCACAAGCAGCGGCCGCGCTCCTGCGGACTCGCCTGGAGCCGGGCGCCCGTGTCCTGGTGGTCGGTGGTGCGGGCCTGTTCACGGCCGTGCACGACGCGGGCTTCGTGATCGTCGAGAGCGCTGACGAGGAGCCGGTCGCGGTCGCGCAGGGGTTCGCCCCCGAGCTCGGCTGGGCCCAGCTCGCCGAGGCCGCCTACGCGGTCCAGCGGGGTGCTTGGCACGTCGCGAGCAACCTCGACCTGTCGCTGCCCACGGCCCGGGGCTTCGCGCCGGGCAACGGCTCGCTCGTGCGTGCCGTCCAGGCTGCGACGGGGGTCGAGCCGTCGAGCGCGGGCAAGCCCTCGCCGACGATGTACCGGCTCGCGATCGAGCGGGCGGGGGCGTCCTCACCGCTCGTCGTGGGTGACCGCCTGGACACCGACCTCGCGGGCGCCCGCTCGGGCGGCTACCCGGGCCTGCACGTCCTGACGGGTGTCAACGGGGGCCGCGACGCGGTCCTCGCCGAGCCTGGGCTGCGCCCGCACTACATCGGTGCGGACCTCCTGAGCCTCCTCGAGCCGCACGCCGCGCCCACCCAGGGCGGCGAGGGCTGGTGGACGTGCGGCGACTCCGCCGCGCGCGTCACGGACGGCTCGCTCGAGCTGACCGGCCCCGAGGGCGTCGACCTGATCCGTGCCGCGTGCGGCGCGGCCTGGTCGACGGTCGACACGGGCGGCACGGTCGACGCCGACACCGTGCCCGAGCTGGCTGTCGGTAGCCGCTGA
- a CDS encoding uridine kinase family protein, translated as MSVSAAVLDDLVARVHDGAARLGQGRPAGPGVPRGGACRLVVVDGPAGSGKTTLAAQLGVALPAQVIHMDDLYEGWTGMTAGAGRLVEQVLDPLAAGRPGRYQRYDWTLEDFAEWHDVPLAPFLVVEGCGAGARRIAEMTTLLVWVEADDELRLARGLARDGQEARVHWLEWMASERAVYATEGTAERADVVLDGFGEPVTARPRAHERAGEA; from the coding sequence ATGAGCGTGAGCGCTGCGGTCCTCGATGACCTCGTGGCCCGCGTGCACGACGGCGCAGCGCGCCTCGGTCAGGGACGTCCGGCTGGTCCGGGCGTCCCTCGCGGGGGCGCGTGCCGCCTGGTCGTCGTCGACGGGCCGGCAGGGTCCGGGAAGACGACGCTGGCCGCGCAGCTCGGCGTGGCGCTGCCTGCCCAGGTGATCCACATGGACGACCTGTACGAGGGCTGGACGGGGATGACGGCGGGCGCGGGGCGGCTCGTCGAGCAGGTCCTCGACCCGCTCGCCGCCGGTCGACCCGGGCGCTATCAACGCTACGACTGGACGCTCGAGGACTTCGCCGAGTGGCACGACGTCCCGCTTGCCCCGTTCCTCGTGGTCGAGGGCTGCGGCGCGGGTGCCCGGCGGATCGCCGAGATGACGACGCTGCTCGTCTGGGTCGAGGCCGACGACGAGCTCCGCCTGGCGCGCGGCCTCGCGCGCGACGGTCAGGAGGCCCGTGTGCACTGGCTCGAGTGGATGGCCTCGGAGCGAGCGGTCTACGCGACCGAGGGGACGGCCGAGCGGGCCGACGTCGTGCTCGACGGGTTCGGCGAGCCGGTCACGGCACGCCCTCGTGCGCACGAGCGCGCGGGCGAAGCCTGA
- a CDS encoding acetylornithine transaminase produces MNGTTGEVSSTHPAEVAPATTETQATDAARSVEGAADTTLAGPGSVAQWTERYTHAVMDTFGAPQKVLVRGEGAYVWDADGKRYLDLLAGIAVNALGHAHPTLTAAVSAQLGTLGHVSNFFGSPTQIALAERLLNLAQAPEGSRVFFTNSGTEANEAAFKMARRNRDGVGGPGTRTRVLALEGGFHGRSMGALALTSKAAYREPFEPLPGGVEFVPFGDVAALEEAFSPDAVAARGEVAALVVEPVQGEAGVRPLPPGYLVAARELTAASGALLVLDEVQTGVGRTGSWFAFQQQEIGGGITPDVVTLAKGLGGGFPVGAVVAFGERAATLLGRGQHGTTFGGNPVAAAAALATLGVIERDGLLANVRAVGEALRDGIAACGNPVVAGTRGLGLLIAVQLSAPVSAEVARRALDAGFIVNAVQPDAIRLAPPLILTRDQAGEVVAFFASLPADLVAASASGTAAPTTPSITPATPQKG; encoded by the coding sequence ATGAACGGCACGACCGGCGAGGTCTCGTCGACGCACCCCGCCGAGGTCGCCCCGGCGACCACCGAGACGCAGGCCACCGACGCCGCCCGGAGCGTCGAGGGGGCCGCGGACACGACCCTGGCCGGCCCGGGCAGCGTCGCGCAGTGGACCGAGCGCTACACGCACGCGGTCATGGACACGTTCGGCGCACCGCAGAAGGTCCTGGTCCGCGGCGAGGGCGCGTACGTGTGGGACGCGGACGGCAAGCGCTACCTCGACCTGCTCGCGGGCATCGCGGTCAACGCGCTGGGCCACGCGCACCCCACGCTCACGGCCGCGGTCAGCGCGCAGCTCGGGACGCTCGGGCACGTGTCGAACTTCTTCGGCTCGCCCACGCAGATCGCGCTCGCCGAGCGGCTCCTGAACCTCGCGCAGGCCCCCGAGGGGTCGCGCGTCTTCTTCACCAACTCGGGCACCGAGGCCAACGAGGCCGCGTTCAAGATGGCCCGGCGCAACCGTGACGGCGTCGGTGGCCCCGGGACGCGCACCCGTGTCCTCGCGCTCGAGGGAGGATTCCACGGCCGCAGCATGGGCGCGCTCGCGCTCACGTCGAAGGCCGCGTACCGCGAGCCCTTCGAGCCCCTGCCGGGCGGTGTCGAGTTCGTCCCGTTCGGTGACGTGGCCGCGCTCGAGGAGGCCTTCTCGCCCGACGCCGTCGCCGCGCGCGGCGAGGTCGCGGCACTGGTCGTCGAGCCGGTCCAGGGCGAGGCGGGCGTGCGCCCGCTGCCGCCCGGCTACCTGGTGGCCGCGCGCGAGCTGACCGCGGCGTCGGGCGCCCTGCTGGTCCTCGACGAGGTCCAGACGGGCGTGGGACGCACGGGGTCGTGGTTCGCGTTCCAGCAGCAGGAGATCGGCGGGGGCATCACGCCCGACGTCGTCACGCTCGCCAAGGGGCTCGGCGGCGGTTTTCCCGTGGGCGCCGTCGTGGCGTTCGGCGAGCGCGCCGCGACCCTCCTGGGCCGCGGTCAGCACGGCACGACGTTCGGGGGCAACCCGGTCGCGGCGGCCGCCGCGCTCGCGACGCTCGGCGTGATCGAGCGCGACGGCCTGCTGGCCAACGTGCGCGCGGTCGGCGAGGCGCTGCGCGACGGGATCGCCGCGTGCGGCAACCCCGTGGTCGCGGGAACCCGTGGCCTGGGCCTGCTGATCGCGGTCCAGCTCTCGGCACCGGTCTCCGCCGAGGTCGCGCGCAGGGCGCTCGACGCCGGGTTCATCGTCAACGCGGTGCAGCCCGACGCGATCCGCCTCGCCCCGCCGCTGATCCTGACGCGCGACCAGGCGGGCGAGGTCGTCGCCTTCTTCGCGAGCCTGCCCGCGGACCTCGTGGCCGCCTCCGCGTCCGGTACGGCCGCCCCCACCACCCCGTCCATCACCCCAGCCACCCCACAGAAGGGCTGA
- a CDS encoding argininosuccinate synthase, giving the protein MTERVVLAYSGGLDTSVAIGWIGEATGAEVVAVAVDVGQGGEDLEVIRQRALDCGAVEAYVADARDEFAEEYCMPALRANGLYLDRYPLVSAISRPVIVKHLVRAARQFGATTVAHGCTGKGNDQVRFEVATTSLAPELKTIAPVRDLALTREKAIAYAEKHSLPIATTKHNPFSVDQNVWGRAVETGFLEDIWNAPTKDVYNYTDDPTFPPVADEVVITFEQGVPVALDGVPVTPLQAIQEMNRRAGAQGVGRIDIVEDRLVGIKSREIYEAPGAIALIAAHQELENVTLEREQARFKRGVEQRWTELVYDGMWFSPLKKSLDVFIDDTQRYVSGDIRLVLHGGRATVTGRRSESSLYDFNLATYDEGDSFDQSQAKGFIEIFGLTAKLSAARDEKFGNGVDFGTGSL; this is encoded by the coding sequence ATGACTGAACGCGTCGTGCTCGCCTACTCGGGCGGCCTGGACACCTCCGTTGCCATCGGCTGGATCGGCGAGGCCACCGGGGCCGAGGTCGTCGCCGTGGCCGTCGACGTCGGCCAGGGCGGCGAGGACCTCGAGGTCATCCGTCAGCGCGCCCTCGACTGCGGTGCCGTCGAGGCCTACGTCGCGGACGCCCGCGACGAGTTCGCCGAGGAGTACTGCATGCCAGCGCTGCGCGCGAACGGCCTGTACCTCGACCGTTACCCGCTGGTCTCCGCGATCTCGCGCCCCGTGATCGTCAAGCACCTGGTGCGCGCGGCTCGCCAGTTCGGCGCGACGACCGTCGCGCACGGCTGCACGGGCAAGGGCAACGACCAGGTCCGCTTCGAGGTCGCGACGACGTCGCTCGCGCCCGAGCTCAAGACGATCGCGCCGGTCCGCGACCTCGCGCTGACGCGCGAGAAGGCCATCGCGTACGCCGAGAAGCACTCGCTGCCGATCGCCACGACGAAGCACAACCCGTTCTCGGTCGACCAGAACGTGTGGGGACGCGCCGTCGAGACGGGCTTCCTCGAGGACATCTGGAACGCCCCGACGAAGGACGTCTACAACTACACCGACGACCCGACGTTCCCGCCGGTCGCGGACGAGGTCGTCATCACGTTCGAGCAGGGCGTGCCGGTCGCGCTCGACGGCGTCCCCGTGACCCCGCTGCAGGCCATCCAGGAGATGAACCGTCGCGCCGGCGCCCAGGGCGTGGGCCGCATCGACATCGTCGAGGACCGCCTGGTCGGCATCAAGTCCCGCGAGATCTACGAGGCCCCGGGCGCGATCGCTCTCATCGCGGCGCACCAGGAGCTCGAGAACGTGACCCTCGAGCGCGAGCAGGCCCGCTTCAAGCGTGGCGTCGAGCAGCGCTGGACCGAGCTGGTCTACGACGGCATGTGGTTCAGCCCGCTCAAGAAGTCGCTCGACGTCTTCATCGACGACACCCAGCGCTACGTCTCGGGCGACATCCGCCTCGTCCTGCACGGCGGACGCGCGACCGTCACGGGCCGCCGCAGCGAGTCGAGCCTGTACGACTTCAACCTCGCGACCTACGACGAGGGCGACTCGTTCGACCAGTCGCAGGCCAAGGGCTTCATCGAGATCTTCGGCCTCACTGCCAAGCTCTCCGCGGCCCGTGACGAGAAGTTCGGCAACGGCGTGGACTTCGGCACCGGGAGCCTGTGA
- a CDS encoding arginine repressor, with amino-acid sequence MTTALGPGSVPTTKAARHARIAQLVARHEIHSQAELAKALAEDGVSVTQATLSRDLIELRAEKVRSASGALVYAVPGEGGDRSVQVANDAEYVAARLARLCAELLVSAEASGNLVVLRTPPGAAQYLASAIDHSVFVGVLGTIAGDDTVLVISRDVDGGEDLAARFLALTNPVTPATPTISAPPG; translated from the coding sequence GTGACGACCGCCCTCGGCCCGGGGAGCGTGCCCACCACCAAGGCGGCACGCCACGCGCGCATCGCGCAGCTCGTCGCCCGGCACGAGATCCACTCCCAGGCCGAGCTCGCCAAGGCGCTCGCCGAGGACGGCGTGAGCGTCACGCAGGCGACGCTCTCGCGCGACCTCATCGAGCTGCGGGCCGAGAAGGTCCGCAGCGCGTCGGGCGCGCTGGTCTACGCGGTGCCCGGCGAGGGCGGCGACCGCTCGGTCCAGGTCGCGAACGACGCCGAGTACGTCGCGGCCAGGCTCGCGCGGCTGTGCGCCGAGCTGCTGGTCTCGGCCGAGGCGTCGGGCAACCTCGTCGTGCTGCGCACGCCGCCCGGCGCCGCGCAGTACCTGGCGTCGGCGATCGACCACTCGGTGTTCGTCGGCGTCCTGGGCACGATCGCGGGCGACGACACCGTCCTGGTGATCTCGCGCGACGTCGACGGCGGCGAGGACCTGGCCGCGCGGTTCCTGGCCCTGACCAACCCCGTGACCCCCGCCACCCCCACGATCTCAGCACCTCCTGGCTAG
- a CDS encoding DNA-3-methyladenine glycosylase: MTESRSTTDLDAPAPDVPARGWFSRPSLEVARDLLGASITHRTPEGSVTVRLTEVEAYDGEQDPGSHAFRGRTERNRAMYGEPGHLYVYRHLGLHHCVNVVCGPVGSASAVLLRAGEVTDGVALARARRLAAGVCDSDRQIARGPARLAVALGLDLAHYGLDVTDEAGDVVVHRDVRTLRPAIATGPRVGVSGDGGDASVYPWRLWLTGDPTVSAYRPATRRSR, encoded by the coding sequence GTGACCGAGTCCCGTTCCACCACGGACCTCGACGCCCCCGCGCCGGACGTTCCCGCGCGCGGATGGTTCTCCCGCCCGAGCCTCGAGGTCGCACGCGACCTCCTGGGGGCCTCGATCACCCACCGCACCCCGGAGGGCAGCGTCACCGTCCGCCTCACGGAGGTCGAGGCCTACGACGGAGAGCAGGACCCGGGGTCGCACGCCTTCCGCGGTCGGACCGAGCGCAACCGGGCCATGTACGGCGAGCCGGGTCACCTGTACGTCTACCGTCACCTGGGCCTGCACCACTGCGTCAACGTGGTCTGCGGCCCGGTGGGCTCCGCGTCGGCGGTCCTCCTGCGGGCGGGCGAGGTGACCGACGGCGTCGCGCTGGCACGGGCGCGCCGGCTCGCTGCCGGCGTCTGCGACTCGGACCGCCAGATCGCGCGCGGACCGGCACGTCTCGCGGTGGCGCTCGGCCTGGACCTGGCCCACTACGGGCTGGACGTGACGGACGAGGCGGGCGACGTCGTCGTGCACCGGGACGTGCGGACCCTGCGGCCCGCGATCGCGACCGGACCTCGCGTCGGCGTGAGCGGCGACGGCGGAGACGCGAGCGTCTACCCGTGGCGCCTGTGGCTGACGGGCGACCCGACCGTCTCGGCCTACCGGCCCGCGACGCGCCGCAGCCGCTGA
- the argH gene encoding argininosuccinate lyase — protein MSDEITSGAAAGDAAEVERASEAPVSLWGGRFAGGPAQALAALSQSTHFDWRLAQHDIAGSRAHAKVLAAAGLLDDDELTAMLEALDVLSADVGSGAFLPVLADEDVHTALERGLIERAGPELGGKLRAGRSRNDQIATLVRSYLREEARAIGLLVLDVVDALIEQAEAHPGAPMPGRTHLQHAQPVLLAHHLLAHAWPLLRDVDRFIDWDVRAGRSPYGSGALAGSSLGLDPAAVAADLGFDGPVENSIDGTASRDVVAEFAFVSAMLGVDLSRFAEEIIIWNTKEFGFVRLDDAYSTGSSIMPQKKNPDIAELARGKAGRLIGDLTGLLATLKGLPLAYNRDLQEDKEPVFDQVDTLKVLLPAYAGMVRTLTFDTERMASLAPQGFSLATDIAEWLVRQGVPFRVAHEVAGACVRVCEERGIELWDLTDEDLAEISEHLTPGVRDVLTVEGSLASRDAVGGTAPARVAEQLEEAKVRSAEYRFWVQG, from the coding sequence ATGAGTGACGAGATCACGTCCGGCGCCGCTGCGGGCGACGCGGCCGAGGTGGAGCGCGCGTCGGAGGCTCCCGTGAGCCTGTGGGGTGGCCGGTTCGCCGGCGGTCCCGCGCAGGCCCTGGCCGCTCTCTCGCAGTCGACGCACTTCGACTGGCGCCTCGCGCAGCACGACATCGCGGGATCCCGGGCCCACGCCAAGGTGCTCGCGGCCGCGGGGCTGCTCGACGACGACGAGCTGACCGCGATGCTCGAGGCGCTGGACGTGCTCTCGGCCGACGTCGGGTCGGGGGCGTTCCTCCCTGTCCTGGCCGACGAGGACGTGCACACGGCCCTCGAGCGCGGGCTCATCGAGCGCGCGGGTCCGGAGCTCGGCGGCAAGCTGCGCGCGGGGCGTTCGCGCAACGACCAGATCGCGACGCTCGTGCGGTCGTACCTGCGCGAGGAGGCCCGCGCGATCGGGCTCCTGGTGCTCGACGTCGTCGACGCCCTGATCGAGCAGGCCGAGGCGCACCCCGGCGCCCCGATGCCGGGCCGCACGCACCTGCAGCACGCGCAGCCGGTGCTGCTCGCGCACCACCTGCTGGCGCACGCGTGGCCGCTGCTGCGCGACGTCGACCGCTTCATCGACTGGGACGTGCGGGCGGGGCGCTCACCCTACGGCTCGGGCGCGCTCGCCGGCTCGTCGCTGGGCCTGGACCCCGCCGCGGTCGCGGCGGACCTGGGCTTCGACGGCCCGGTCGAGAACTCGATCGACGGTACGGCCTCGCGGGACGTCGTGGCGGAGTTCGCGTTCGTCTCGGCCATGCTGGGTGTCGACCTCTCCCGCTTCGCGGAGGAGATCATCATCTGGAACACCAAGGAGTTCGGCTTCGTCCGCCTGGACGACGCCTACTCCACGGGTTCGAGCATCATGCCGCAGAAGAAGAACCCGGACATCGCGGAGCTCGCGCGCGGCAAGGCCGGGCGTCTCATCGGCGACCTGACGGGTCTGCTGGCCACGCTCAAGGGCCTGCCGCTCGCGTACAACCGCGACCTGCAGGAGGACAAGGAGCCGGTGTTCGACCAGGTCGACACCCTCAAGGTCCTGCTCCCGGCGTACGCGGGCATGGTCCGCACCCTGACGTTCGACACCGAGCGCATGGCCTCGCTCGCTCCGCAGGGCTTCTCGCTCGCGACCGACATCGCGGAGTGGCTCGTCCGTCAGGGCGTGCCGTTCCGGGTGGCCCACGAGGTCGCGGGAGCGTGCGTGCGCGTGTGCGAGGAGCGTGGCATCGAGCTGTGGGACCTGACGGACGAGGACCTCGCGGAGATCTCCGAGCACCTCACCCCGGGAGTGCGGGACGTGCTCACGGTCGAGGGTTCGCTCGCCTCGCGCGACGCGGTGGGCGGTACGGCTCCGGCGCGTGTCGCGGAGCAGCTCGAGGAGGCCAAGGTGCGTTCGGCCGAGTACCGCTTCTGGGTGCAGGGCTGA
- the argF gene encoding ornithine carbamoyltransferase, with protein MTSTASVRHFLRDDDLTPAEQREVLELGLGFREDRFIRTPLRGPQAVAVIFDKPSTRTRVSFSVGIAELGGYPLVIDAASSQLGRGEPIADTARVLDRQTSAIVWRTFGQERVEEMARAATVPVVNALTDEFHPCQILADLLTVAQLRGGVDSLAGTSLVYLGDGANNMAHSYLLGGVTAGMHVRIGAPAGFLPDPAVVADAERIARDTGGSVLVTTDAAEATRGADVVATDTWVSMGDEASAAERELPFVPYQVNAELMAVAADDALVLHCLPAYRGKEITAEVIDGPQSAVWDEAENRLHAQKALLTWLLERS; from the coding sequence GTGACCTCGACCGCTTCCGTCCGGCACTTCCTGCGCGACGACGACCTGACCCCCGCCGAGCAGCGCGAGGTGCTCGAGCTGGGCCTCGGCTTCCGCGAGGACCGCTTCATCCGCACGCCGCTGCGCGGGCCGCAGGCCGTCGCGGTGATCTTCGACAAGCCGTCGACCCGCACACGCGTGTCGTTCTCGGTGGGCATCGCCGAGCTCGGTGGCTACCCGCTCGTGATCGACGCGGCGTCGAGCCAGCTCGGGCGCGGCGAGCCCATCGCGGACACGGCCCGCGTCCTGGACCGTCAGACGTCGGCGATCGTGTGGCGGACGTTCGGCCAGGAGCGCGTCGAGGAGATGGCGCGGGCCGCGACCGTCCCGGTCGTCAACGCCCTGACCGACGAGTTCCACCCCTGCCAGATCCTCGCGGACCTGCTGACGGTCGCCCAGCTGCGCGGCGGCGTCGACTCGCTCGCCGGCACGTCGCTCGTCTACCTGGGCGACGGTGCCAACAACATGGCGCACTCCTACCTCCTGGGCGGCGTGACCGCGGGCATGCACGTGCGCATCGGGGCCCCGGCCGGCTTCCTGCCGGACCCGGCGGTCGTCGCCGACGCCGAGCGCATCGCCCGGGACACGGGCGGTTCCGTGCTCGTGACCACGGACGCGGCCGAGGCCACGCGTGGCGCGGACGTCGTCGCGACCGACACCTGGGTCTCGATGGGCGACGAGGCGAGCGCGGCCGAGCGCGAGCTGCCGTTCGTCCCGTACCAGGTGAACGCCGAGCTCATGGCGGTCGCTGCCGACGACGCGCTCGTGCTGCACTGCCTGCCGGCCTACCGCGGCAAGGAGATCACGGCCGAGGTCATCGACGGCCCGCAGTCGGCCGTCTGGGACGAGGCCGAGAACCGCCTGCACGCCCAGAAGGCGCTGCTGACCTGGTTGCTGGAACGCTCGTGA
- the argB gene encoding acetylglutamate kinase has protein sequence MSAQTSEVAAQSGAFDTRTDLTPGQKAEVLLEAMPWLQEFRDALVVVKYGGNAMIDDELKAAFARDMVFLRQVGLHPVVVHGGGPQISAMLARLGIESEFRGGLRVTTPEAMDVVRMVLTGQVSRELVGLINAHGPYAVGLSGEDGGLLQAQRRHAVVDGEPVDVGLVGDVVEVHPSAVQDLLDAGRIPVVSTIAPDIDDPTQVLNVNADTAAAALAVALGAKKLIVLTDVEGLYTSWPDKSSLVAEITRSELADLLPSLEAGMVPKMEACLRAVSGGVPRATVIDGRVAHSVLLEVFTTRGNGTMVVPDALASTPAALPVPQEQS, from the coding sequence GTGAGCGCCCAGACGTCAGAGGTCGCCGCCCAGTCGGGGGCGTTCGACACGCGGACGGACCTGACCCCCGGCCAGAAGGCCGAGGTCCTGCTCGAGGCCATGCCCTGGCTGCAGGAGTTCCGCGACGCGCTCGTGGTCGTCAAGTACGGCGGCAACGCCATGATCGACGACGAGCTCAAGGCGGCGTTCGCGCGCGACATGGTGTTCCTGCGCCAGGTCGGCCTGCACCCCGTCGTGGTGCACGGCGGCGGCCCCCAGATCTCCGCGATGCTCGCGCGCCTCGGCATCGAGAGCGAGTTCCGCGGCGGCCTGCGCGTGACCACGCCCGAGGCGATGGACGTCGTGCGCATGGTCCTCACGGGCCAGGTCTCGCGCGAGCTCGTCGGGCTCATCAACGCGCACGGCCCGTACGCGGTCGGGCTGTCGGGCGAGGACGGCGGCCTGCTCCAGGCGCAGCGGCGCCACGCCGTGGTCGACGGAGAGCCCGTGGACGTCGGGCTCGTGGGAGACGTCGTCGAGGTGCACCCCTCCGCGGTCCAGGACCTGCTCGACGCCGGGCGCATCCCCGTCGTCTCGACCATCGCACCCGACATCGACGACCCGACCCAGGTCCTCAACGTCAACGCCGACACGGCCGCGGCCGCGCTCGCCGTCGCGCTCGGTGCCAAGAAGCTCATCGTCCTGACCGACGTCGAGGGCCTGTACACGTCGTGGCCGGACAAGAGCTCGCTCGTCGCCGAGATCACGCGCTCCGAGCTCGCCGACCTGCTGCCCTCGCTCGAGGCCGGCATGGTTCCCAAGATGGAGGCGTGCCTGCGGGCCGTGTCCGGGGGCGTCCCGCGAGCGACCGTGATCGACGGCCGGGTCGCGCACTCGGTCCTCCTGGAGGTCTTCACGACGCGTGGCAACGGGACCATGGTCGTCCCGGACGCGCTCGCCTCCACCCCCGCCGCCCTTCCCGTCCCGCAGGAGCAGTCATGA
- the tyrS gene encoding tyrosine--tRNA ligase: MNDVLDELQWRGLVAQSTDEAALRAALAEGPVTYYCGFDPTAPSLHHGHLVQLILLRHLQLAGHRAIALVGGATGMIGDPRQSGERILNTKDTVAEWTERLKAQVSRFLDFEGDNPARIANNLDWTANLTAIDFLREIGKHYRLGTMLAKDTVARRLRSDEGISFTEFSYQILQGNDYLELFRREGVTLQTGGNDQWGNLLSGVELIRKAEGASVHVLTTPLITKADGTKFGKTEGGAVWLDPDMMSPYAFYQYWVNADDADVVGWLKIFTFRTAEEIAELERAVAERPAAREAQKALAADVTTLVHGAAATEAVIAASQALFGRGDLGALDAGTLAAAVAELPRTTAAPGDLVVDLLVGSGLVGSKGAARRAIAEGGAYVNNVKVTSEDAALGADDLLHGRFAVLRRGKRTLAVAEVA; the protein is encoded by the coding sequence GTGAACGACGTTCTCGACGAGTTGCAATGGCGAGGCCTGGTGGCGCAGTCCACCGACGAGGCCGCGCTGCGTGCTGCGCTGGCCGAGGGACCCGTCACGTATTACTGCGGCTTCGACCCGACCGCGCCGAGCCTGCACCACGGCCACCTGGTGCAGCTCATCCTGCTGCGCCACCTGCAGCTCGCCGGGCACCGTGCCATCGCGCTCGTCGGCGGAGCAACGGGCATGATCGGCGACCCGCGTCAGTCGGGGGAGCGGATCCTCAACACCAAGGACACGGTCGCCGAGTGGACCGAGCGCCTCAAGGCGCAGGTCTCGCGCTTCCTCGACTTCGAGGGCGACAACCCGGCGCGCATCGCGAACAACCTCGACTGGACGGCGAACCTCACGGCGATCGACTTCCTGCGGGAGATCGGCAAGCACTACCGTCTGGGCACCATGCTGGCCAAGGACACCGTGGCGCGTCGCCTGAGGTCGGACGAGGGGATCAGCTTCACCGAGTTCAGCTACCAGATCCTGCAGGGCAACGACTACCTCGAGCTCTTCCGGCGTGAGGGCGTCACGCTCCAGACGGGTGGCAACGACCAGTGGGGCAACCTGCTCTCGGGTGTCGAGCTGATCCGCAAGGCCGAGGGGGCGTCGGTGCACGTCCTGACGACGCCACTCATCACCAAGGCCGACGGGACCAAGTTCGGCAAGACCGAGGGCGGGGCCGTGTGGCTCGACCCCGACATGATGAGCCCGTACGCGTTCTACCAGTACTGGGTCAACGCGGACGACGCCGACGTGGTGGGCTGGCTCAAGATCTTCACGTTCCGCACCGCGGAGGAGATCGCTGAGCTCGAGCGTGCGGTCGCCGAGCGTCCCGCGGCGCGCGAGGCGCAGAAGGCGCTCGCAGCCGACGTCACCACGCTGGTCCACGGCGCCGCCGCGACCGAGGCGGTCATCGCCGCGAGCCAGGCGCTCTTCGGCCGGGGGGACCTGGGTGCCCTGGACGCCGGCACGCTCGCCGCGGCCGTGGCGGAGCTCCCGCGCACGACGGCGGCGCCCGGCGACCTCGTCGTCGACCTTCTCGTGGGGTCGGGGCTCGTGGGTTCGAAGGGCGCGGCGCGGCGCGCGATCGCCGAGGGCGGTGCCTACGTCAACAACGTGAAGGTCACGTCCGAGGATGCTGCCCTCGGGGCGGACGACCTCCTGCACGGGCGCTTCGCCGTCCTGCGCCGGGGCAAGCGGACGCTCGCGGTGGCCGAGGTCGCGTGA